TGTtgatttcatattttaaaaaaataaaaataaaaatggagagGAGGCTTTGCatctagttttatttatttatttattttttattttttttgacatgtccacacaagagaagggggaggaggaattcgaactagtgacctctgcttcattaggagtggttcacagccgattgagttacccctttgCATCTATTTTTAGATTAGAGTATTCATGCAACCAtccttaattaaatgattacgTGGCCACCTCGTACTATGATAAAAGTGGTTGTATGGTTGTCGCCTTTAAATAGATAAGTTGGTCATGCAGCCGGACTCTTTTGACTTAATGGGATGGTCGCACCACCACTTCTAGCTTGATAGGGTGGTTGTGCGACCATCTCCATCTTGTTGGGATGATTGCACAGCCATCTCTAGACAATAACCTCTTGGGGTAGGTTCTGATAAGAgtagttgtatttgtttttaatgGGTTTCACTGCCACGTTAGCTCAATGGGATACCAGTGTTGCATAGGTCATTATTcaacaatttttatatttacatCATATTAGAACACCttccaaaccaaaaacaaaataacatactctcaaaacacattaacaaatatagAAGCCCTCAAATAAGAAGACTTTCAAGAAAAACACAATCAGCAGAAGCCTTCACACAAGAAGAAAATCACAAACAGCAGAGACcaccacttttctttttttaataagaagcAATATAACCACCTTTTTCATTCTTCTCAAAAATGAAACGCACATCCATTTAGCAATTTTTGTTAATTGACTTCCATAAAGAATAGTATTCTGCCCACTGCTTGGCCATACATACAGCGAGTCTGAGGGTGCCTTTCCTAATTGCTGCAGAATGCAGATATTAACCAACAATTTGGTTTGTTATTCCAAATGCATTGTGTTGTTATCAGGACAGCTAATTTAAGAAACTGATTTAAGTGGCTCCTCTTACCTTATTAAGTTTCACTTTTTTATGCTAAAATATGTTTATGGATGATAACCAGCAATTCAACCAAACAACATAGTCATAGACAAACCAACTGCTATTGAATATAACAGCCACATTAGCAATAAAGACTACCACAGCAATATGGAAGAAATTTAATCCATTAACTTTTAAGGCTTTTGTGTATCTCATAGAAACTGAATAAGGCTGATCTGTTTTACCGGGATCTAATCCCTTTTTGGCAAAATTTGTTTCTTAACATTACTTCAATTGATGGCAATTCACAAATCCAACAGAAGAAGGTGTTCTATTTCATCTCAGAACTAAATGTGGTGTCTTTGGTTTGATAATACCAACTACAGAGTTAAACACTAAATAGAATGGCAGAATTGAATATCCATGGAACAGATGAGCTTATTCAAAAAGAATATCTAACTATACCAAATCAcatcaaaagggaaaaaagtaTGATGTTTGGATTTCATTACAAGAAACTCAAGCACATAGAACTATACCAAAACTACAACACTGAAATCCAGTAAAAGCGCCATCTCAATTCATTTACACAAAATAGAGAGAAATTGAAACATTACATGCACCAGCTCAGATGAGCTTATTCAAAAAGAAGTTCTAACTATACCAAATCACATGAATCACAAGAGACCACTCAATTTAGTATCCAAATCACATCAAACGGGAAAAAGGTATGATGTATGGATTTCATTACAAGAAACTCAAGCACATAGAACTATACCAAAACTACAACACTGAAATCCAGTAAAAGCGCCATCTCAATTCATTTACACAAAATAGAGAGAAATTGAAGCATTACATGCACCAGCTCAAAATTCGACAAGATTTACCTCACTAATGAGTGCCGTAACCATTCATTCCCGATTCCACAACACCCACCTTCTGCTTCCCCACATTGTCCTCTTCCTTAATTTCTTCAACAACATCATCATCAGAATCCAAAGTAAATTGCTGCATTTCTGCACCAAGCGGCCTATACTGTGTAAAATCGCGAGGAACTCCATATTTCCGCACAATAACCGAGTAGGCCCCCATAATCAAAACCACAATAAGAGCGAGATGGCAATTGAACTGAAGCGTGGCGATCGCTCTTGCCCGGTGATACTCGGGGTGTCCCTTGCACCTAATTGTATAATTCCCTCTACTCTTTTCATGCAAAGAGCACCCACTAGTGATCAAATTGGTGTAAAAAGAGAGACCCATTTGCACAAACCATGTCCCCTGTAGAATTAACCCAACCCCACGAGCCAATTTTGGGTAATTTGACTTTGGGGATTTCAATTCCATCACtgttgaaaataaacaaacagtTATAGGTACAAGCAACAGATCAAAGTACCGGTTCTCAATCCCACTAGTGTTTTTTCTCTGCAAGTAAAACAACAGAAACTCTTCCGCGAAAGCGAACAGACCAATCAAACTAAGCATCGAATGAGGCATAGGAATTAAATTCGTGAAATTTACCAAGAAACCCGTAACGGAACACAGCAAAAAGAGCGACCCAATAGCGAGTACTTGCAGTTGGAGGGCCGAGCCGACTTTGTCATTGGAATTGAGCGCGTCAACGAAGGAGACCATAGAGTTCAAGATGAAAAACAAGGAGAAGACAGAGATGGAGATGAAGGTCAAAGATGAGGAAGATGGGTTCTTCTTGGTTCTCGACGATGAAGCCTGCGGTGGCGCGCTAATAGACGTAAGAGGTGAGGATGGAATCGAATTTTCGACTAGATTCTGGATTGAATTTGAGGAGGTGAGAGCTTCCCATGCGCCGATCAGAATGAATCCACTACCTGCCATGGTGTGCGTGAACCACCCCATTGTTGAATTTCTCTGttcttttactttctctctTTACCGGGTTTCTACCTATCTCTCTATGAAGATCTTGATCCAGACGTTTGGTTTCTGGGATGGTGAGGTTGGGGTTGTTGAAAGGTCAGAATGACTTTCTTTGATTCCTACGGTTGTATTCTGAGGATTTTACGATTCACAATGCAGTTTCCGATAAATTAGCAAACCGTATGCTGTCCCTGGTTTCAGCAATATTCAACATAGCCCAAATCCAAAATCGTGTGTGGATTTGGTGgatttataactttttttgtaATTGGATTGGGCTTCTTCAggcgtgtttttttttttaaaaaaacccacacaaggaaaaaaaaaagaaataataaatttctctttttttcttttttaaataaattataatagaaGCATTTCTCTACTATAATTactagggttaataacttttttggtacctgaattttaatgtttttatttttttacatttagattttaaaaaagacaaatctagtactttaaattttgaaaaacactAAACCACCCCCCTGTTAATTTTCATCTATCCCAATTAACAGCAATTTGACTTTAAGGGTGGCCCAAGGccaatttgggggtggctgaaccttgggatggttcggccacccccaaagaccAAAaaggccttgggggtggtttcggccacccttgTAGGCTCCACTAGGGATGACAGAACCACCCCTAAGGccaaaataatgaataaaaattaacGAAAATAGTGATTaagtctttttcaaaatttgaagtgctaaatttgtcttttttaaaacctaaaaaacaaaaatattaataccCAAGTACCAACAAAATTATTAACCATAATTACTACCGTATATGAGTAGATgtaatccaaaacaaaaatatcattaactTTTGGAAAAAGTATTAGCTGCCATCTCTCATTTCATTGTACGTTGTACAAAATCCACTGCTACACCCTCTTCGAGTCAAGTctaaaaaaagttatatataatatacatgaTTTGCAAgggaattttgtttaatatattGCAACTTTTATAAAGTTTCATgagatatataaaattattttacttttaaaaatattttcttcttgTCTTAACGTTGGATTTTAAAGTTaataagctaataaaaaaaaaagtaaagaaagaataaaaagagttaTTGAGTTACTCCTTCGgttattttaatgtttgtaaAACGATGTGTTTCtttttgcatttgaaaaattattgagtTACCCTTTTGGTTATTTCTTAAGCTGCTCTTTCGGTTATTTGAGTGTCTCTACAACGATGAGTTTCTTTTTGTAGGTGAATAATTATTAAGTTACCCTTTTGGTGATTTGGATGATTATAGAGGATTGCGATCTTTTGAAATCCCCAGTGGCTTGCCCAAAGAGGAggggacagaaatttcttcaaaGTCAATagagaaaatatctttcaatgcatttaaaatattgcaaaaatgtttataaacatttaaaatgttagtttaaattagtaaattgttattaatgaccttaaaaatttaatgtgcattttaattttttatagacacttgacagtattttaaatgggttaaaaaatatttattctagactgattttgaaaaaatttctgtccatttttTAATGAGTGATGTTAAGTGTCTATCGCcccttaaaatttttgttaacaACCCCAagggatagttcaatcggctgtgaaccatgCCTTATGAAATGAAGGCCATTAGTTTGAATTCCCGCTCCttcccttgtgtagacatgtcaaaaaaaaaaaaaaatttgttaacaaGAGCTGATCCAATCATTCCAAAATGATAAAAGTGTAATAtgtaacattatttttattttttagaactattgaaaaacaaagtgtttcttatttattaaaaaaatacatcacAATTTTATATATCGAATTAAAAAGAATTGATTTGAaccaattttaaagaaatgcCTATCCTTTTGAAAAAACACTCGCTCTTTCACCAGAGCTTCACCTCCTTTTCGTTATGATCAGAAATCCTTAAGGCTTCGTCTACTTTTTCTTCTATTCTATTTCCTTTAACcttgctattatattattctccAGTTCTATATTACTCCATCCTTCATTACTTCCACTCTTCATATCAAATCTCACAATTCACTGTTTGTTTGTTGCGTTACCATGGAAAACTCTTTAATGTCCCAGGAAGCTCTGCAAGCCCTCATTGCTGAAACTGATGCACTGGGCTGGGATACTCCGGATCAACTGGAGGTTCATAATGGTAATCCTTCTTCTCAGGAGGGTTATGCGTTCATAGGTAAGCTCCTAGCTTTGAAAACCCTTAACACTTATCATGTTCGTCAAACCATATCTGCGGTTTGGAGTTTTGCAGCGCCTCTTTCTATGGAGGTATTGGCTCCAAATAAGTTTTTGTTTACAGTTTCAACTGAAGATCACTTTAAACGAATCATCAACCAAGGACCATGGAATGTTCGAGGATCCCTGTTGATCCTTCAACCTTGGTCTCCTGTCTTGGCTATTGATGAAGtgaagcttttgttttgttctttctgGGTGCAAGTCCACAATCTCCCTCATCAATATATGACAACAAAAAATGCAATCAAAATTGGCAAAGGAATTGGAAATCTTCTGGAGCTAGATAACAACAATTCTTCTGGACTGATATGTCGTCAAGTTATCCGCTTTAAGGTTGAAATCAATACTTCCAAGCCTCTTGCTCCGGGCTTCTTTATACCCCGTTCAGGGAAAAAATCTCACTGGATTGCATTTAAATATGAGCGTTTGGATGATTATTGTGTTTCATGTGGGCTTATTGGGCACAAGATGGGAGTCTGTCCTGCGCCTCAAAAATTGATCCCTCCCGATAAATATGATCGACCTCTTCGAATTGCTTCGTATGTGAGCCCAAGGTTGGTTGCTTCGGTGCCATCAGAAGATTCTGACTCTGGAGTTTCTTCAGCAGCTTCGGTGGGAAACAATTCTGGAATCATTGATCCTATTCTGATCCAGGATTCTTCATGTTTAAACCAAGGCCAGTTAGTGCCTCTCGTAGCAAGTAACCAGAGAGATTTATCTGTTGCCATCTCAAACAAGTTTACTGAGCAACACGTGGAGTCCTCAACTGTTTTGGTTTGttctcaaccaaaaaaattgcAGCAAACGTGGAATAGTTCTCCTCTCTCTCAGTCGGTCTGCCAGCTATTGGATAGAGGTAAATCTACTCATCTCCCCATGCAATCTCATGACTCGTCATGTACTTACCC
This window of the Corylus avellana chromosome ca5, CavTom2PMs-1.0 genome carries:
- the LOC132181340 gene encoding uncharacterized protein LOC132181340, with the translated sequence MGWFTHTMAGSGFILIGAWEALTSSNSIQNLVENSIPSSPLTSISAPPQASSSRTKKNPSSSSLTFISISVFSLFFILNSMVSFVDALNSNDKVGSALQLQVLAIGSLFLLCSVTGFLVNFTNLIPMPHSMLSLIGLFAFAEEFLLFYLQRKNTSGIENRYFDLLLVPITVCLFSTVMELKSPKSNYPKLARGVGLILQGTWFVQMGLSFYTNLITSGCSLHEKSRGNYTIRCKGHPEYHRARAIATLQFNCHLALIVVLIMGAYSVIVRKYGVPRDFTQYRPLGAEMQQFTLDSDDDVVEEIKEEDNVGKQKVGVVESGMNGYGTH